A window from Littorina saxatilis isolate snail1 linkage group LG9, US_GU_Lsax_2.0, whole genome shotgun sequence encodes these proteins:
- the LOC138975119 gene encoding sphingomyelin phosphodiesterase-like encodes MVVRLSISVLVVVFVGIALISAGRAFITESNDTLNTISSLDEDKELRPNTAKDGNTLSFHPQHKTRSQNYQSKGFRPSKSISSSSRGQNSHPQSSRHVEFTHQKREKQRASEGHRSSSPGQPSQKGHQSWIGNITCDACKVLVGSIQKLMTEQKTTDDIIKAAIEICKLYKIESSRVCDLIVPQYSEMFLGVVRWTVLNPDEICGYALGDSCAVPYDPVGLWNITISDKPKPPLTPRVLPKPGSPTLRVLHLTDIHLDVEYRPGADADCGEPLCCRAYDLDPAPTRSSQAGRWGDYRNCDMPADTLELLFQHLSAIQDQFDYVIFTGDIAAHDVWNQTRSDQLTNLLRLTKLFRTYLPDKPVFPCPGNHEGVPCDSFPPDTVKGQSMEWLYSAYLEAWGYWLPSSVAQTIMRGGFYTFSPFPGFRIISLNANYGASSNWWLLLNGTDPQGQLQWLADVLQESEDKEEKVHILSHFPPGHQLKAFAWNYYRLINRYESTVVGQFHGHTHKDEYEVFYDLHNTSRALGVSYVGGSVTLYSYTNPGYRIYTIDGNYTDSSWEILDYSHYYLDIARANTAGKATPTWSKEYSVKETYKMPSLFPEDWNNLIYRMKANDTLFQQYYSFYHKSAETAHCDSRCKQNMLCHLKTAMPSDPDFCKDIFNSTNVDAL; translated from the exons ATGGTTGTTCGTTTGTCTATCTCTGTTTTAGTGGTGGTTTTTGTAGGCATTGCTTTAATCAGTGCCGGCAGAGCTTTCATTACAGAAAGCAACGATACTTTAAACACTATATCTAGTCTTGATGAAGACAAAGAACTAAGACCAAACACGGCAAAAGATGGCAACACGCTCTCTTTCCACCCACAACATAAGACACGGTCACAGAACTATCAATCCAAAGGTTTCAGACCTTCAAAGTCAATCTCATCAAGTTCCCGAGGACAAAACTCCCACCCACAAAGCTCCAGGCATGTTGAATTTACGCACCAAAAACGTGAGAAGCAAAGAGCATCAGAAGGTCACAGAAGTTCATCACCAGGGCAACCATCTCAGAAAGGTCACCAAAGCTGGATTGGGAACATCACGTGCGACGCCTGCAAAGTCCTGGTGGGCAGCATCCAAAAGCTGATGACGGAGCAGAAGACCACGGATGACATAATCAAGGCCGCCATCGAGATCTGCAAGCTGTACAAGATTGAAAGCAGTCGTGTGTGCGACTTGATTGTTCCGCAGTATtcg GAAATGTTTTTGGGAGTTGTGCGCTGGACGGTGCTGAACCCAGACGAAATCTGTGGCTATGCTCTCGGAGACTCGTGTGCAGTGCCTTACGACCCCGTGGGACTGTGGAACATCACTATCTCTGACAAACCCAAACCTCCCTTGACCCCGCGCGTCTTGCCCAAA CCAGGGTCACCAACGTTGCGCGTCCTTCACCTTACCGACATTCACCTTGACGTTGAGTACCGGCCTGGGGCGGACGCGGACTGTGGCGAACCTCTTTGTTGTCGGGCTTACGACCTTGACCCAG CCCCAACACGGTCAAGCCAAGCAGGACGGTGGGGCGACTACCGCAACTGTGACATGCCGGCAGACACGCTGGAACTTCTCTTTCAACACCTGTCTGCTATTCAAGACCAG TTCGACTACGTCATTTTCACCGGTGACATCGCGGCGCATGACGTATGGAATCAAACTCGAAGTGACCAGCTGACAAACCTACTACGTCTGACCAAACTGTTCCGAACCTACCTGCCTGACAAGCCCGTCTTCCCCTGTCCTGGCAACCACGAGGGTGTTCCGTGCGATAG CTTCCCCCCTGACACGGTGAAGGGTCAGTCCATGGAATGGTTGTACTCAGCCTACCTGGAGGCCTGGGGGTACTGGCTACCTTCCTCTGTTGCACAGACCATCATGAG GGGAGGTTTCTACACCTTTTCGCCTTTCCCTGGATTCAGAATTATATCGCTGAATGCTAACTACGGAGCAAGTAGCAACTG gtggcTGTTACTGAATGGTACAGACCCCCAGGGACAACTCCAATGGCTGGCAGACGTCCTGCAAGAATCAGAGGACAAAGAAGAAAAG GTTCACATTCTGTCCCACTTTCCACCTGGCCATCAGCTGAAGGCTTTCGCCTGGAATTATTATCGCCTCATCAACAG ATACGAGAGCACGGTGGTGGGTCAGTTTCACGGCCACACTCACAAGGACGAGTACGAGGTGTTCTACGACCTGCACAACACCTCGCGTGCATTGGGCGTGTCCTACGTTGGTGGCAGCGTCACGCTCTACAGCTACACCAATCCTGGATACCGCATCTACACCATTGATGGCAACTACACGGACAGTTCATGG GAAATTCTGGATTATTCTCACTACTACCTGGACATTGCGCGAGCCAACACAGCTGGCAAAGCTACACCCACCTGGTCAAAGGAATATTCTGTCAAG gaaacCTACAAGATGCCCAGCCTCTTCCCAGAGGATTGGAATAATCTGATATACAGAATGAAGGCCAATGACACACTCTTCCAACAATACTACTC